A stretch of the Candidatus Buchananbacteria bacterium genome encodes the following:
- a CDS encoding long-chain fatty acid--CoA ligase, translating to MQTIPQRFRETATRFSRRPALKFKYHGAYISIPFGELLHRVETLAKALLELGITKNEKVAILSENRTEWVRADLASLMIGAVTVPIHTTMSANIIKHILSDSQTEVIFVSNQQQFNKLQLVINDLPKLSTVIFFTLDDRPKDFSKKLLSLDEVMSLGEQSTQKLNIAIHPDDVASIIYTSGTTALPKGVMLSHENLMSNAVAATTAVPIDHHDVLLSFLPLSHVLERTAGYYAPLVCHGSCIAYAESIKTLTTNFKEVKPTIIVSVPRVFEKIHSGLWDKVKHSGGLTYNMFIWALKQEPGTVKYRIADLLVFRKIRARFGGRLRLVISGGATLNHKLARFFARLGIKILEGYGLTETSPVITVNRPDNVKFGTVGTQLPGVEVMIAPDKEILVRGAGLMKGYYNNEALTREVIDENGWFHTGDLGFMSSEGFLVIIGRKKEMISMSNGKIAWPEQIELMLDADRFIAQSFVYGNGRSYLTALIVPDWQEVNRNLEAIGLASKEPDSLVKEEKLIKIFADRLENINEQFADWEKIRKFQLLPAEFSQDKDELTPTLKLRRQVIVSKYHNLIERMYQ from the coding sequence ATGCAAACTATCCCCCAAAGGTTTAGAGAAACTGCAACCCGATTTAGTCGTCGGCCCGCTTTGAAATTTAAATATCATGGAGCCTATATTTCTATTCCATTTGGTGAGCTGTTACACCGAGTTGAAACGTTAGCTAAAGCATTGCTGGAATTAGGTATTACAAAAAATGAAAAAGTCGCCATCTTGTCGGAGAATAGAACGGAGTGGGTGAGAGCAGACCTGGCAAGCTTGATGATCGGCGCTGTGACAGTGCCGATTCATACGACGATGTCGGCAAATATCATCAAACATATTTTGAGTGATTCACAAACCGAAGTGATTTTTGTCAGCAATCAACAGCAGTTCAATAAGCTGCAGTTGGTAATCAATGACCTGCCGAAACTTTCAACGGTTATTTTTTTTACGCTTGATGACAGACCAAAAGATTTTTCCAAAAAACTTTTGAGCCTTGATGAGGTGATGAGCTTGGGAGAACAATCAACTCAGAAATTAAATATTGCCATTCACCCCGATGACGTAGCAAGCATTATTTATACTTCGGGAACTACGGCGTTGCCCAAGGGCGTGATGCTTTCCCATGAAAATTTGATGAGTAATGCCGTAGCGGCTACGACTGCCGTGCCGATTGATCATCATGATGTCTTACTTTCATTTTTACCGCTGTCTCATGTTTTGGAACGAACAGCCGGATATTACGCGCCGTTGGTTTGTCACGGTTCCTGCATTGCGTATGCTGAAAGCATTAAAACATTGACTACAAATTTTAAAGAAGTAAAACCCACGATCATAGTTTCGGTGCCGCGGGTGTTTGAAAAAATTCATAGCGGTCTTTGGGATAAAGTTAAACATAGCGGGGGACTAACTTACAACATGTTTATTTGGGCGTTAAAACAAGAGCCAGGGACGGTGAAATATCGAATTGCTGATTTATTGGTATTTCGCAAAATTAGAGCGAGATTTGGCGGACGATTACGCCTAGTGATTTCCGGCGGCGCCACGCTCAACCATAAACTAGCTAGATTTTTTGCCCGGCTTGGCATAAAAATTTTGGAAGGGTACGGTCTGACCGAAACCTCGCCGGTGATTACCGTCAATCGGCCTGATAATGTGAAGTTTGGCACGGTGGGAACTCAGCTGCCCGGCGTTGAGGTGATGATTGCGCCGGACAAAGAAATTTTGGTTCGCGGTGCCGGATTGATGAAGGGTTATTATAATAATGAAGCATTAACCAGAGAAGTGATTGATGAAAACGGCTGGTTTCATACAGGAGACTTAGGCTTTATGAGCAGTGAAGGATTTTTGGTGATCATCGGTCGCAAGAAAGAAATGATTTCAATGTCAAATGGTAAAATTGCTTGGCCGGAACAAATTGAACTAATGCTTGACGCTGATCGGTTCATTGCCCAGTCGTTTGTCTATGGCAACGGCCGCAGCTATTTAACAGCTTTGATTGTTCCTGATTGGCAAGAAGTCAACCGTAACCTTGAAGCGATCGGCCTGGCAAGTAAGGAGCCTGACAGTTTGGTGAAAGAAGAAAAGCTGATTAAAATTTTTGCCGATCGGCTTGAAAATATCAACGAGCAGTTTGCCGATTGGGAGAAAATTCGTAAGTTTCAACTTCTGCCGGCTGAATTTTCTCAGGATAAAGACGAGTTGACGCCAACGCTAAAATTGCGGCGTCAGGTGATTGTTTCAAAATATCACAATTTAATTGAGCGGATGTATCAGTAA
- a CDS encoding ParB/RepB/Spo0J family partition protein translates to MLSRRQQKLEKKEGKRRKQAQLREARRARNEARQPDEPSNGNAGTVAPSVPAPKAVQSPVLAAATVSKTEPVPVVSVSSEPHWMERVVLANPKTAEVGQVVYVDPQRVQKDPKQPRKSFDPATIAQLAQSIYDDGQEEPAQVYQAIGVPNTDWILKNGERRWRACKLKKLPFLVLVKPEPRSELRKRLEQTLSNGNREDLSPPDDAQNIQDLLDLGCSMEKICETYNRSEPWIYQRLALLKLDPAVLAMMSLSVPENERLGPAVGYEISSAPRHMQFGLAQETKGMKITHARRAIRAKLGKDRDPLDKNRNRKPSDDRRVLDAFLARTADDAVAFSDFGQEVFDRMFAFMSPADLELTKQRVTRAINNLRLVEKLINGIKMPDAVKAS, encoded by the coding sequence ATGCTTAGCAGACGACAGCAGAAGCTGGAAAAAAAGGAAGGGAAACGAAGAAAACAAGCTCAGTTACGTGAAGCTCGTCGTGCGCGTAATGAAGCTCGCCAGCCAGATGAACCCAGCAACGGTAACGCTGGGACGGTGGCGCCGTCAGTTCCGGCACCTAAGGCTGTCCAATCCCCTGTTCTGGCAGCAGCAACTGTTTCAAAAACAGAGCCTGTGCCGGTTGTTTCTGTTTCCAGTGAGCCTCACTGGATGGAGCGCGTTGTTTTGGCCAACCCTAAAACGGCAGAAGTTGGTCAAGTCGTTTATGTGGATCCTCAGCGGGTTCAAAAAGATCCCAAACAACCTCGCAAGAGCTTTGACCCGGCAACGATTGCCCAGTTGGCGCAATCAATCTATGACGACGGTCAGGAAGAGCCGGCGCAAGTGTATCAAGCGATTGGTGTGCCAAACACTGACTGGATTTTGAAGAACGGCGAGCGCCGCTGGCGTGCCTGCAAGCTGAAGAAATTGCCGTTTTTGGTTTTAGTAAAGCCTGAGCCAAGAAGCGAGCTTCGCAAACGGCTTGAACAAACTCTTTCCAACGGAAATCGGGAAGACCTTTCTCCGCCAGATGACGCGCAGAACATTCAGGATTTGTTAGACCTTGGATGTTCCATGGAAAAGATCTGCGAGACCTACAACAGATCTGAGCCGTGGATCTACCAACGTCTAGCGCTCTTGAAGCTTGATCCGGCGGTGTTGGCAATGATGAGCCTGAGTGTTCCCGAAAATGAACGTTTAGGCCCAGCGGTTGGCTATGAGATTTCTTCGGCGCCAAGGCATATGCAATTTGGTTTGGCCCAAGAGACTAAGGGAATGAAGATCACTCATGCGCGGCGGGCAATTCGTGCCAAGCTGGGAAAAGATCGTGATCCATTGGACAAGAATCGTAACCGTAAACCCTCCGATGATCGTCGGGTATTAGACGCATTTCTTGCCCGAACTGCTGATGATGCCGTCGCATTTTCGGACTTTGGCCAAGAGGTTTTTGATCGTATGTTTGCCTTTATGTCCCCTGCCGATCTGGAACTAACTAAGCAGCGGGTCACCAGGGCGATCAATAACCTGCGTCTGGTTGAAAAATTAATCAATGGCATTAAAATGCCTGATGCTGTAAAAGCGTCATGA
- a CDS encoding TetR/AcrR family transcriptional regulator, with translation MTIKNTPSLREKKHAWTRKNILDAFLEKLKTKNIQDISIRELCETAQISPGTFFNYFSHKQELLAYFIWLWRVKATQQIEQEKTPTKAIEIIFTAAAEDLFCYHHNINEIIACLAPGATATEPQKISHAKTTQTFFDQNKTNHSASQNLDATLLTLIKKIIKNNKSRKNVSEETLLLMVQTIFFGVPLMIKKNSDKIKKSYQQLLAKTWHCLELQ, from the coding sequence ATGACAATCAAAAATACCCCGTCTTTACGAGAAAAAAAACACGCCTGGACTAGAAAAAATATTCTTGACGCTTTTTTAGAAAAACTTAAAACTAAAAATATTCAAGACATTTCTATTCGTGAACTCTGCGAAACAGCTCAAATCTCACCAGGAACTTTTTTTAACTATTTTTCTCACAAACAAGAACTGTTGGCCTATTTCATCTGGCTTTGGAGGGTTAAAGCTACCCAACAAATTGAACAGGAAAAAACTCCGACCAAAGCTATAGAAATAATTTTTACCGCCGCTGCCGAAGACCTGTTTTGCTATCACCACAATATCAATGAAATTATCGCCTGCCTGGCACCGGGTGCTACGGCGACTGAGCCGCAAAAAATTTCTCATGCTAAAACCACACAAACTTTTTTTGACCAAAATAAAACTAATCACTCTGCGTCACAAAATCTTGATGCCACGCTTTTAACTTTAATTAAAAAAATAATCAAAAATAATAAATCTCGAAAAAATGTATCTGAAGAAACATTGCTGCTAATGGTGCAAACGATTTTTTTCGGCGTGCCACTTATGATCAAAAAAAATTCCGATAAAATAAAAAAGTCATACCAACAACTCCTTGCCAAAACTTGGCACTGCCTTGAACTGCAGTAA
- a CDS encoding shikimate kinase — translation MSNLILIGMPGVGKTTVGKRVACELGWRLLDVDAVIEGRTDKPLSQVVAELGTEKFCDLEALTVQSLWCDQLVIAPGGSVVYREAAMVHLKRLGSVIYLEANLEELARRIAAKPDRGIVWFGQPNLKTLWQERHPLYQKYADLVIHQDGMSLTDCSQAICAAL, via the coding sequence ATGAGTAACCTGATCCTGATCGGCATGCCCGGCGTTGGCAAAACCACGGTTGGCAAACGCGTTGCCTGCGAGCTCGGCTGGCGGCTACTGGATGTTGATGCCGTCATTGAAGGCCGAACCGATAAACCGTTATCGCAGGTTGTCGCCGAACTGGGAACTGAAAAGTTCTGCGACCTTGAGGCGCTCACCGTTCAAAGCCTCTGGTGTGATCAACTGGTGATTGCTCCCGGCGGCAGCGTCGTTTACCGCGAAGCGGCAATGGTACACCTCAAACGCCTCGGATCGGTGATCTATCTAGAAGCCAACTTGGAAGAACTGGCCAGGCGCATTGCTGCCAAGCCCGACCGAGGCATTGTCTGGTTTGGACAACCGAACCTCAAAACGTTGTGGCAAGAACGCCACCCTCTCTATCAAAAATATGCCGACTTGGTCATCCACCAAGACGGCATGTCTTTAACCGACTGCAGTCAAGCAATCTGCGCGGCGCTATGA
- a CDS encoding L-lactate dehydrogenase, with protein MSTKNKVTIIGAGMVGSTAAYSLIGDDSTQEIAMVDVNRKLVASQVMDLQHSVPFGSFTKVKVGSYSDIKDSKVVVITAGAAQKPGETRLDLVKKNSAIIGEIAPHIFKQNPKAIVVVVSNPVDVLTYQIIKMFPAKKNQIIGSGTVLDSARFRFLIGQKLDVNPRSVHAYIVGEHGDSELPLWSTAMIGNTFLDKFHKLSDREKKQIFDAAKNAAYAIIAGKQATYYAIASGITSIVRAILFDQKTVLPISHLLEGEYGIRNICLSMPAIVGAAGVIKKVNPEISAQEKKQLQKSAAQLKTVTKGL; from the coding sequence ATGTCTACTAAAAACAAAGTTACGATTATCGGCGCCGGCATGGTCGGGTCCACGGCCGCTTATTCGCTGATTGGTGACGATTCAACTCAGGAAATCGCGATGGTTGATGTTAACCGCAAGCTAGTTGCCTCACAGGTTATGGATTTGCAACACTCAGTGCCGTTTGGCAGTTTCACGAAAGTGAAGGTTGGTTCGTATAGCGATATTAAAGACAGTAAGGTAGTAGTGATAACCGCCGGGGCCGCTCAAAAGCCAGGCGAAACCAGGCTGGACTTAGTCAAAAAAAATTCAGCGATTATCGGCGAGATTGCACCCCATATCTTCAAACAAAATCCCAAAGCGATTGTGGTGGTAGTCAGCAATCCGGTTGATGTGTTGACCTATCAAATCATTAAAATGTTTCCGGCTAAAAAAAATCAGATCATTGGTTCGGGTACAGTGCTTGATTCAGCGCGCTTTCGTTTTTTGATTGGTCAGAAGCTTGATGTTAATCCGCGCAGCGTTCATGCCTATATTGTCGGCGAACACGGCGACAGCGAGCTGCCGCTTTGGTCAACGGCGATGATTGGCAACACCTTCCTTGATAAGTTTCATAAATTATCCGACCGCGAAAAGAAACAAATTTTTGACGCCGCCAAAAATGCGGCCTATGCCATTATTGCCGGCAAGCAAGCCACCTACTATGCGATTGCTTCGGGCATCACTTCAATCGTTCGCGCTATTTTATTTGATCAAAAAACTGTTTTGCCAATTTCTCATTTGCTTGAAGGCGAATACGGTATTCGTAACATCTGTCTTAGTATGCCGGCGATTGTCGGTGCCGCAGGAGTTATTAAAAAAGTAAACCCAGAAATTTCGGCTCAAGAGAAAAAACAGCTTCAAAAGTCCGCGGCTCAGCTAAAGACGGTGACTAAGGGATTATAA
- the trxA gene encoding thioredoxin produces MAELTFTDENFSQEVLNSPVPVLVDFWAPWCGPCKMQGPIIEELAREYEGKNIKIGKLNVDEAPNAASRFQVMSIPTLMIFRNGQPIGQMIGVQDKNTLASKLQELTQ; encoded by the coding sequence ATGGCCGAACTTACTTTTACTGACGAAAACTTCTCTCAAGAAGTTCTTAATTCACCCGTACCGGTGTTGGTTGATTTTTGGGCACCTTGGTGCGGTCCGTGCAAGATGCAGGGTCCGATTATTGAAGAGCTAGCGCGCGAATACGAAGGTAAAAACATCAAAATTGGCAAATTGAATGTTGACGAAGCGCCAAACGCTGCCAGCCGATTTCAAGTAATGAGCATTCCAACCCTCATGATTTTTCGAAACGGCCAGCCGATTGGTCAAATGATCGGCGTTCAGGACAAAAACACTCTTGCCAGCAAGCTCCAAGAACTCACTCAATAA